Proteins from one Telopea speciosissima isolate NSW1024214 ecotype Mountain lineage chromosome 1, Tspe_v1, whole genome shotgun sequence genomic window:
- the LOC122653930 gene encoding luc7-like protein 3 produces the protein MGIGHNMSVSNMSYCLTGVHAMLNKTFGVLAVAGFSFETILTQQPQNEKVLKHTQEKKMALCETCGSFLVANDPAERTQSHVTGKQHIGYGMVWDFVNEFKNFILQVAKEKAREEERLARKKEAEEQRKQQEKEKEKENESRGRGIAHLLIWSLTVF, from the exons ATGGG GATTGGACATAATATGAGTGTGTCCAATATGAGTTATTGCCTTACTGGCGTGCATGCTATGCTTAATAAGACCTTTGGAGTTCTGGCTGTTGCAGGTTTTTCCTTTGAG ACAATCTTGACTCAACAACCACAGAATGAGAAAGTCTTAAAGCATACACAGGAGAAAAAGATGGCATTGTGTGAGACATGTGGTTCTTTCCTTGTAGCAAATGATCCTGCAGAGAGAACACAATCTCATGTGACAGGAAAGCAACATATTGGTTATGGCATGGTCTGGGACTTCGTTAACGAGTTTAAG AATTTTATTCTACAAGTGGCTAAGGAGAAAGCAAGGGAAGAGGAAAGATTAGCAAGGaagaaagaagcagaagaacagagaaagcagcaggaaaaggaaaaggaaaaggaaaatgagaGTAGAGGCAGAGGAA TTGCTCATTTGTTAATTTGGTCCTTGACAGTATTCTAA
- the LOC122653913 gene encoding heat shock 22 kDa protein, mitochondrial-like, translating to MAVAAVDHGGGSGDDDDGGNGGNELDPSSSSLSSRNRIFEMKYGENGLSIMIEMEFVGKEDVKVSVEQNKIFSTGGIWIELGKELYKKKNQIKVEMKNGVLRMIIPKVKEEEEEEKKERKDVHHVQITHL from the exons ATGGCAGTGGCGGCGGTGGATCATGGCGGTGGCAGTGGCGACGATGAtgatggtggcaatggtggta ATGAGTTGGATCCGTCGTCGTCCTCACTGAGTAGTAGAAACAGGATATTTGAAATGAAATATGGCGAGAATGGGCTCTCCATAATGATCGAAATGGAGTTTGTAGGGAAGGAGGACGTGAAGGTTTCGGTGGAACAGAATAAGATATTCAGCACAGGTGGAATATGGATCGAACTTGGTAAGGAGctctacaagaagaagaatcagatcAAGGTAGAGATGAAGAATGGAGTGCTGAGGATGATTATTCCCAAagtgaaagaggaagaggaggaggagaagaaggagaggaaggacgTCCACCATGTCCAGATCACTCATCTTTAG
- the LOC122649162 gene encoding putative glycerol-3-phosphate transporter 1, whose product MVGSSGDPKPESTCTKPPGIRFLEYIRNSAIPFRTYQAIVLIVTFFSYATYHATRKTTSIVKSTLDPESSQVSLSFQRSVLKDGWAPFDGSDGSAMLGELDVAFLAFYSFGMYFAGHLGDRLNLRILLTVGMIGTGLFTSLFGFGYWFNIHSFYYYLIIQMIAGLFQSTGWPSVVAVVGNWFGKKKRGLIMGIWNAHTSVGNIAGSLIASALLKYGWGWSFVVPGLLISFVGLVVFLLLPVTPASVGAGKEDDEVQSPKKIDEGVIEPLLGSESDVVKDKPVGFIEAWKIPGVAPFALCLFFSKLVAYTFLYWLPFYISHTAIDGKYMSDETAGDLSTMFDVGGVLGGILAGHISDHLDARAITAASFMYCAIPALFFYRSYGHVSLYVNIILMFITGMFVNGPYALITTAVSADLGTHSSLNGNSRALATVTAIIDGTGSVGAAIGPLLTGYIAAKSWNAVFTMLMLAALVAGLLLTKLVVTEVNAKIQYSRSQCSSILSRSETTTMPEV is encoded by the exons ATGGTGGGTTCATCAGGGGACCCAAAACCTGAATCAACTTGTACCAAGCCTCCTGGAATTCGTTTCTTAGAGTACATAAGGAACTCTGCTATACCATTCAGAACTTACCAGGCAATTGTCTTAATTGTGACATTTTTTTCATATGCTACCTATCATGCTACTCGGAAGACCACAAGCATCGTCAAGAGCACCCTTGACCCTGAATCATCCCAAGTGAGCTTGAGCTTCCAAAGATCTGTCTTAAAAGATGGTTGGGCTCCTTTTGATGGATCAGATGGGTCAGCGATGTTAGGGGAACTAGATGTGGCTTTTCTCGCATTTTATTCGTTCGGAATGTATTTTGCTGGACATTTGGGGGATCGGCTGAATTTAAGGATCCTTTTGACTGTGGGAATGATTGGGACTGGTTTATTTACTTCTctatttgggtttgggtattggtttAATATCCATAGTTTCTACTACTACTTGATAATTCAGATGATTGCAGGTCTTTTCCAGTCAACTGGATGGCCTTCAGTGGTTGCAGTAGTTGGGAATTGGTTTGGGAAGAAGAAGCGTGGGTTGATTATGGGTATTTGGAATGCTCATACTTCTGTTGGAAACATAGCAGGATCTCTGATTGCTTCAGCTTTATTGAAGTATGGTTGGGGTTGGTCTTTTGTTGTTCCTGGTCtccttatttcttttgttggtttGGTAGTGTTTCTATTGTTACCAGTTACTCCAGCTTCTGTTGGAGCtggaaaagaagatgatgaagtgCAATCTCCTAAGAAAATTGATGAAGGAGTAATAGAACCTTTGTTAGGATCAGAGTCAGATGTGGTTAAGGATAAACCTGTTGGGTTCATAGAAGCatggaaaattcctggggttgcTCCTTTTGCTCTttgcctcttcttctccaaattgGTAGCTTATACATTTCTCTATTGGCTTCCATTCTACATTAGCCACACAG CAATCGATGGTAAGTATATGTCCGATGAAACAGCAGGGGACCTATCTACAATGTTTGATGTTGGAGGGGTGCTTGGTGGGATTCTTGCCGGCCACATTTCTGACCACCTTGATGCCAGAGCCATTACAGCAGCAAGCTTCATGTATTGTGCAATCCCGGCGCTTTTCTTTTACCGGAGCTATGGACATGTATCCTTGTATGTGAACATCATCCTCATGTTCATTACAGGCATGTTTGTCAATGGACCCTATGCCCTTATAACAACAGCAGTGTCTGCTGATTTGGGTACTCACAGTTCATTGAACGGTAACTCACGAGCATTGGCAACAGTCACGGCGATCATAGATGGAACAGGCTCAGTAGGAGCTGCCATTGGACCACTTCTTACTGGATACATTGCTGCAAAGAGTTGGAATGCAGTATTCACAATGTTGATGTTGGCTGCTCTGGTAGCAGGACTTCTTCTCACAAAACTAGTGGTGACTGAGGTGAATGCAAAGATTCAGTATTCAAGGTCTCAATGTAGTAGTATCCTGTCAAGGTCTGAAACTACTACCATGCCTGAAGTGTAG
- the LOC122653922 gene encoding 23.6 kDa heat shock protein, mitochondrial-like, which yields MVSNIGSVNSLNFFTDMFDPQSLTRTLNLNLMDLGMGTGKREWIDGRTRGGWDLTDLGTGAGGTRGGWDVIEEEKGLYIRIDMPGVGKEDVKVSVEENTMTITGEGDKESGYRESGRRGRRYYNTIVIPMKLFKMDQIKAEMKNGVLTIVILKVKEEESKDIHHVQIECS from the coding sequence ATGGTATCTAATATTGGTTCTGTTAATTCATTAAATTTCTTCACAGATATGTTCGATCCGCAATCACTGACTAGGACCTTGAACCTGAATCTGATGGATTTAGGGATGGGGACTGGAAAAAGGGAATGGATTGATGGAAGAACGAGGGGAGGATGGGATCTGACGGATTTAGGGACGGGGGCTGGTGGAACAAGGGGAGGTTGGGAtgtgatagaagaagagaaagggctCTACATAAGGATCGACATGCCTGGCGTAGGGAAGGAAGACGTGAAGGTTTCGGTGGAAGAGAATACGATGACCATCACAGGAGAAGGAGACAAAGAATCTGGGTACAGAGAAAgtggaagaaggggaagaaggtaTTACAACACGATCGTTATTCCTATGAAGCTCTTCAAGATGGATCAGATCAAGGCAGAGATGAAGAATGGAGTGCTCACGATTGTTATTCTCAAAGTGAAAGAGGAGGAGAGTAAGGACATCCACCATGTCCAGATCGAGTGCTCTTGA
- the LOC122648822 gene encoding trihelix transcription factor ASIL2-like — protein sequence MEDEEDNESHPKSQSSSDNQNDRQSSPPPPSSSQPVTVAAVAPSTHQSLTLALPIQPRISGTGGGREDCWSEGATSTLIDAWGERYIELSRGNLKQKHWKEVADVVTSREDYTKPAKTDIQCKNRIDTLKKKYKIEKAKIASGVQTKWVFFDRIDELIGPASRKNEDNDEDHKHNRHAQPSGPLPKIPAVRGVRSSRQFQVKQQQRDSSNSGDSSDSFPPRMTNVNGKRWRFERDPPVVRTGKTGVQSDSPMKELSRAILKFGEVYEKVERSKLEQVMEMERQRMELTRELELQRTRFFMKTQMELSQLKHGRRVVVGNGRRNSNNGG from the coding sequence ATGGAAGACGAAGAGGATAACGAATCCCACCCGAAATCGCAGTCTTCGTCTGACAACCAAAACGATCGGCAGTCATCGCCGCCACCGCCGTCGTCTTCACAGCCAGTAACGGTGGCGGCGGTGGCGCCTTCTACCCATCAATCTCTAACCCTAGCCCTCCCAATACAACCCCGGATCTCCGGCACCGGAGGCGGCCGCGAGGACTGTTGGAGCGAAGGCGCCACATCTACGCTAATCGACGCCTGGGGTGAACGCTACATCGAGCTCAGCCGAGGAAACTTGAAGCAGAAACACTGGAAAGAGGTTGCCGACGTTGTCACTAGCCGCGAAGACTACACCAAACCCGCCAAGACAGATATCCAGTGCAAGAACCGAATCGATACGTTGAAGAAAAAGTACAAGATCGAGAAGGCCAAGATCGCTTCTGGAGTACAAACCAAGTGGGTATTCTTCGATCGCATTGACGAGCTCATCGGCCCAGCGTCCAGGAAGAACGAAGACAACGATGAGGACCATAAACACAATCGCCATGCGCAACCATCGGGGCCTTTACCGAAGATCCCCGCCGTTAGGGGCGTCAGATCGTCAAGGCAGTTTCAGGTGAAGCAGCAGCAGCGAGATTCGAGTAACTCGGGCGATTCCTCCGATAGTTTTCCGCCGCGGATGACTAATGTGAACGGAAAGAGGTGGCGGTTCGAGAGAGATCCACCGGTGGTTCGAACGGGAAAAACAGGAGTGCAGTCGGATTCGCCGATGAAGGAGTTGAGTCGGGCGATTCTCAAGTTTGGTGAGGTGTATGAGAAGGTGGAGAGGTCGAAACTGGAGCaggtgatggagatggagaGGCAGAGGATGGAGTTGACTAGGGAGTTAGAGCTTCAAAGAACGCGTTTCTTCATGAAGACCCAGATGGAGCTCTCTCAGCTCAAGCATGGTAGAAGGGTTGTCGTCGGTAATGGCCGCCGTAACAGTAACAATGGTGGCTGA